A section of the Perognathus longimembris pacificus isolate PPM17 chromosome 7, ASM2315922v1, whole genome shotgun sequence genome encodes:
- the Tnfrsf18 gene encoding tumor necrosis factor receptor superfamily member 18 isoform X1: MGAPTALCGIALLWVLGLGQGPVAGLNCGPGCFLRGTDTHLRCCCSCAPEQEVCPKGNCVCMQPEFHCEDPECRTCKHHPCPPGQEARPQGAFKFGFECIDCAVGTFSAGHEGRCRPWADCAQSGFITMFPGNKTHNAMCIPGPLPAESHGQLIIIFAVAICILLLNTAQLSLHIWQLRRQHTQPRGQLCPGEGEMGPRIPADQSPLAETQPCLKVPLPPAEDADSCQFPEEERGERLEEKGHLGDRWP, translated from the exons ATGGGAGCACCCACAGCCCTGTGCGGGATTGCCCTGCTCtgggtgctgggcctggggcagggccCTGTGGCGGGTCTCAACTGCGGTCCTGGCTGCTTCCTGAGAGGAACTGATACCCACCTGCGCTGCTGCTGCTCTTGTGCTCCCG AACAGGAGGTATGTCCTAAGGGTAACTGCGTGTGCATGCAGCCGGAATTCCACTGTGAAGACCCCGAGTGCAGGACCTGCAAGCACCACCCATGCCCACCGGGCCAGGAGGCACGGCCGCAGG gGGCTTTCAAGTTTGGCTTTGAGTGCATCGACTGTGCTGTGGGCACCTTTTCTGCAGGTCACGAGGGCCGCTGCAGACCCTGGGCAGA CTGTGCGCAGTCTGGCTTTATTACCATGTTCCCTGGGAACAAGACCCATAATGCCATGTGCATCCCAGGACCACTGCCTGCTGAGTCGCACGGCCAGTTGATCATCATCTTTGCTGTGGCCATCTGCATCCTTCTCCTAAACACAGCCCAGCTCAGCCTGCACATCTGGCAGCTGAGGAGGCAACACACGCAGCCCCGAGGTCAGTTGTGTCCTGGGGAAGGGGAGATGGGCCCCAGGATACCTGCTGACCAGAGCCCCCTCGCAGAGACCCAGCCATGCCTGAAAGTGCCACTGCCACCGGCCGAGGATGCCGACAGCTGCCAGTTCCCTGAAGAGGAGCGGGGTGAGCGGCTGGAGGAGAAGGGTCACCTGGGAGACCGGTGGCCATGA
- the Tnfrsf18 gene encoding tumor necrosis factor receptor superfamily member 18 isoform X2, with the protein MGAPTALCGIALLWVLGLGQGPVAGLNCGPGCFLRGTDTHLRCCCSCAPEQEVCPKGNCVCMQPEFHCEDPECRTCKHHPCPPGQEARPQGAFKFGFECIDCAVGTFSAGHEGRCRPWADCAQSGFITMFPGNKTHNAMCIPGPLPAESHGQLIIIFAVAICILLLNTAQLSLHIWQLRRQHTQPRETQPCLKVPLPPAEDADSCQFPEEERGERLEEKGHLGDRWP; encoded by the exons ATGGGAGCACCCACAGCCCTGTGCGGGATTGCCCTGCTCtgggtgctgggcctggggcagggccCTGTGGCGGGTCTCAACTGCGGTCCTGGCTGCTTCCTGAGAGGAACTGATACCCACCTGCGCTGCTGCTGCTCTTGTGCTCCCG AACAGGAGGTATGTCCTAAGGGTAACTGCGTGTGCATGCAGCCGGAATTCCACTGTGAAGACCCCGAGTGCAGGACCTGCAAGCACCACCCATGCCCACCGGGCCAGGAGGCACGGCCGCAGG gGGCTTTCAAGTTTGGCTTTGAGTGCATCGACTGTGCTGTGGGCACCTTTTCTGCAGGTCACGAGGGCCGCTGCAGACCCTGGGCAGA CTGTGCGCAGTCTGGCTTTATTACCATGTTCCCTGGGAACAAGACCCATAATGCCATGTGCATCCCAGGACCACTGCCTGCTGAGTCGCACGGCCAGTTGATCATCATCTTTGCTGTGGCCATCTGCATCCTTCTCCTAAACACAGCCCAGCTCAGCCTGCACATCTGGCAGCTGAGGAGGCAACACACGCAGCCCCGAG AGACCCAGCCATGCCTGAAAGTGCCACTGCCACCGGCCGAGGATGCCGACAGCTGCCAGTTCCCTGAAGAGGAGCGGGGTGAGCGGCTGGAGGAGAAGGGTCACCTGGGAGACCGGTGGCCATGA
- the Tnfrsf18 gene encoding tumor necrosis factor receptor superfamily member 18 isoform X3 yields MQPEFHCEDPECRTCKHHPCPPGQEARPQGAFKFGFECIDCAVGTFSAGHEGRCRPWADCAQSGFITMFPGNKTHNAMCIPGPLPAESHGQLIIIFAVAICILLLNTAQLSLHIWQLRRQHTQPRGQLCPGEGEMGPRIPADQSPLAETQPCLKVPLPPAEDADSCQFPEEERGERLEEKGHLGDRWP; encoded by the exons ATGCAGCCGGAATTCCACTGTGAAGACCCCGAGTGCAGGACCTGCAAGCACCACCCATGCCCACCGGGCCAGGAGGCACGGCCGCAGG gGGCTTTCAAGTTTGGCTTTGAGTGCATCGACTGTGCTGTGGGCACCTTTTCTGCAGGTCACGAGGGCCGCTGCAGACCCTGGGCAGA CTGTGCGCAGTCTGGCTTTATTACCATGTTCCCTGGGAACAAGACCCATAATGCCATGTGCATCCCAGGACCACTGCCTGCTGAGTCGCACGGCCAGTTGATCATCATCTTTGCTGTGGCCATCTGCATCCTTCTCCTAAACACAGCCCAGCTCAGCCTGCACATCTGGCAGCTGAGGAGGCAACACACGCAGCCCCGAGGTCAGTTGTGTCCTGGGGAAGGGGAGATGGGCCCCAGGATACCTGCTGACCAGAGCCCCCTCGCAGAGACCCAGCCATGCCTGAAAGTGCCACTGCCACCGGCCGAGGATGCCGACAGCTGCCAGTTCCCTGAAGAGGAGCGGGGTGAGCGGCTGGAGGAGAAGGGTCACCTGGGAGACCGGTGGCCATGA
- the Tnfrsf4 gene encoding tumor necrosis factor receptor superfamily member 4 isoform X3, with translation MRMCAEAWRPAALLLLGLVLGALAKLNCVGNTYPHGGRCCPDCKPGSGMVSRCDVTRDTVCRPCEPGFYNDVANYEPCKQCTKCNHGSGSELKQNCTPTQDTVCHCKPGTQPLKDGYKYGVGNNQDCKPWTNCTSAGKRTLRPASTSSDSVCEDRSPLATTAWETHEPNARPTVVHPTEVWPHTSREPLTPASEAPVGPMLAAVLGLGLGLTAPLAALLALHLLRRAWKWPAVLKPSGGSSFRTPIQEEQADTHSTLVKV, from the exons ATGAGGATGTGTGCAGAGGCTTGGCGGCCTGCAGCCCTTCTACTGCTGGGTCTGGTGCTTGGAGCCTTGGCAAAGCTCAACTGTGTTGGAAATACCTACCCGCATGGTGGCCGGTGCTGTCCTGACTGCAAGCCAG GCAGTGGCATGGTGAGCCGATGCGACGTCACCAGAGACACTGTGTGCCGCCCCTGTGAGCCCGGCTTCTACAATGATGTGGCCAACTATGAACCCTGCAAGCAGTGTACAAAGTGCAACCACG GAAGTGGAAGTGAGCTCAAGCAGAATTGCACACCCACACAGGACACGGTCTGCCATTGTAAGCCTGGTACCCAGCCCCTCAAGGATGGCTACAAGTATGGAGTTG GCAACAACCAGGACTGCAAGCCCTGGACCAA CTGCACCTCAGCTGGGAAGCGGACCCTGAGGCCAGCCAGCACCAGCTCAGACTCAGTATGTGAGGATAGGAGCCCCCTGGCCACCACAGCCTGGGAGACCCACGAACCCAACGCCAGGCCCACGGTGGTACATCCCACTGAAGTCTGGCCTCATACTTCTCGGGAGCCCTTGACACCTGCCTCAGAGGCCCCTGTGG GCCCCATGTTGGCTGCTGTCCTGGGCCTAGGCCTGGGCCTGACGGCTCCTCTGGCTGCTTTACTGGCCCTGCATCTGCTCCGAAGGGCCTGGAAGTGGCCTGCTGTCCTCAAACCCTCTG GGGGAAGCAGCTTTCGGACGCCCATTCAGGAGGAGCAGGCAGACACACACTCCACGCTGGTCAAGGTCTGA
- the Tnfrsf4 gene encoding tumor necrosis factor receptor superfamily member 4 isoform X2, giving the protein MMWPTMNPASSVQSATTVSSIYLNPRCLPSEGSSTTVGACVPMSPKPNHSAGSSPGSPREPRHLLGRLLLGLESSGTSWSQCGAHVGSGSELKQNCTPTQDTVCHCKPGTQPLKDGYKYGVDCVPCPPGHFSPGNNQDCKPWTNCTSAGKRTLRPASTSSDSVCEDRSPLATTAWETHEPNARPTVVHPTEVWPHTSREPLTPASEAPVGPMLAAVLGLGLGLTAPLAALLALHLLRRAWKWPAVLKPSGGSSFRTPIQEEQADTHSTLVKV; this is encoded by the exons ATGATGTGGCCAACTATGAACCCTGCAAGCAGTGTACAAAGTGCAACCACGGTGAGCTCCATTTACCTCAACCCTCGCTGTCTGCCCAGCGAGGGCAGCAGCACCACCGTGGGTGCCTGTGTTCCCATGAGCCCAAAGCCAAACCACAGTGCAGGCAGCTCCCCTGGCAGTCCCAGGGAGCCAAGGCATCTCCTGGGGCGCCTCCTCCTGGGGCTAGAGTCCAGTGGGACCTCATGGAGTCAGTGTGGAGCGCATGTTG GAAGTGGAAGTGAGCTCAAGCAGAATTGCACACCCACACAGGACACGGTCTGCCATTGTAAGCCTGGTACCCAGCCCCTCAAGGATGGCTACAAGTATGGAGTTG ACTGTGTCCCCTGCCCTCCTGGTCACTTCTCTCCAGGCAACAACCAGGACTGCAAGCCCTGGACCAA CTGCACCTCAGCTGGGAAGCGGACCCTGAGGCCAGCCAGCACCAGCTCAGACTCAGTATGTGAGGATAGGAGCCCCCTGGCCACCACAGCCTGGGAGACCCACGAACCCAACGCCAGGCCCACGGTGGTACATCCCACTGAAGTCTGGCCTCATACTTCTCGGGAGCCCTTGACACCTGCCTCAGAGGCCCCTGTGG GCCCCATGTTGGCTGCTGTCCTGGGCCTAGGCCTGGGCCTGACGGCTCCTCTGGCTGCTTTACTGGCCCTGCATCTGCTCCGAAGGGCCTGGAAGTGGCCTGCTGTCCTCAAACCCTCTG GGGGAAGCAGCTTTCGGACGCCCATTCAGGAGGAGCAGGCAGACACACACTCCACGCTGGTCAAGGTCTGA
- the Tnfrsf4 gene encoding tumor necrosis factor receptor superfamily member 4 isoform X4, with protein MRMCAEAWRPAALLLLGLVLGALAKLNCVGNTYPHGGRCCPDCKPGSGMVSRCDVTRDTVCRPCEPGFYNDVANYEPCKQCTKCNHDCVPCPPGHFSPGNNQDCKPWTNCTSAGKRTLRPASTSSDSVCEDRSPLATTAWETHEPNARPTVVHPTEVWPHTSREPLTPASEAPVGPMLAAVLGLGLGLTAPLAALLALHLLRRAWKWPAVLKPSGGSSFRTPIQEEQADTHSTLVKV; from the exons ATGAGGATGTGTGCAGAGGCTTGGCGGCCTGCAGCCCTTCTACTGCTGGGTCTGGTGCTTGGAGCCTTGGCAAAGCTCAACTGTGTTGGAAATACCTACCCGCATGGTGGCCGGTGCTGTCCTGACTGCAAGCCAG GCAGTGGCATGGTGAGCCGATGCGACGTCACCAGAGACACTGTGTGCCGCCCCTGTGAGCCCGGCTTCTACAATGATGTGGCCAACTATGAACCCTGCAAGCAGTGTACAAAGTGCAACCACG ACTGTGTCCCCTGCCCTCCTGGTCACTTCTCTCCAGGCAACAACCAGGACTGCAAGCCCTGGACCAA CTGCACCTCAGCTGGGAAGCGGACCCTGAGGCCAGCCAGCACCAGCTCAGACTCAGTATGTGAGGATAGGAGCCCCCTGGCCACCACAGCCTGGGAGACCCACGAACCCAACGCCAGGCCCACGGTGGTACATCCCACTGAAGTCTGGCCTCATACTTCTCGGGAGCCCTTGACACCTGCCTCAGAGGCCCCTGTGG GCCCCATGTTGGCTGCTGTCCTGGGCCTAGGCCTGGGCCTGACGGCTCCTCTGGCTGCTTTACTGGCCCTGCATCTGCTCCGAAGGGCCTGGAAGTGGCCTGCTGTCCTCAAACCCTCTG GGGGAAGCAGCTTTCGGACGCCCATTCAGGAGGAGCAGGCAGACACACACTCCACGCTGGTCAAGGTCTGA
- the Tnfrsf4 gene encoding tumor necrosis factor receptor superfamily member 4 isoform X1, protein MRMCAEAWRPAALLLLGLVLGALAKLNCVGNTYPHGGRCCPDCKPGSGMVSRCDVTRDTVCRPCEPGFYNDVANYEPCKQCTKCNHGSGSELKQNCTPTQDTVCHCKPGTQPLKDGYKYGVDCVPCPPGHFSPGNNQDCKPWTNCTSAGKRTLRPASTSSDSVCEDRSPLATTAWETHEPNARPTVVHPTEVWPHTSREPLTPASEAPVGPMLAAVLGLGLGLTAPLAALLALHLLRRAWKWPAVLKPSGGSSFRTPIQEEQADTHSTLVKV, encoded by the exons ATGAGGATGTGTGCAGAGGCTTGGCGGCCTGCAGCCCTTCTACTGCTGGGTCTGGTGCTTGGAGCCTTGGCAAAGCTCAACTGTGTTGGAAATACCTACCCGCATGGTGGCCGGTGCTGTCCTGACTGCAAGCCAG GCAGTGGCATGGTGAGCCGATGCGACGTCACCAGAGACACTGTGTGCCGCCCCTGTGAGCCCGGCTTCTACAATGATGTGGCCAACTATGAACCCTGCAAGCAGTGTACAAAGTGCAACCACG GAAGTGGAAGTGAGCTCAAGCAGAATTGCACACCCACACAGGACACGGTCTGCCATTGTAAGCCTGGTACCCAGCCCCTCAAGGATGGCTACAAGTATGGAGTTG ACTGTGTCCCCTGCCCTCCTGGTCACTTCTCTCCAGGCAACAACCAGGACTGCAAGCCCTGGACCAA CTGCACCTCAGCTGGGAAGCGGACCCTGAGGCCAGCCAGCACCAGCTCAGACTCAGTATGTGAGGATAGGAGCCCCCTGGCCACCACAGCCTGGGAGACCCACGAACCCAACGCCAGGCCCACGGTGGTACATCCCACTGAAGTCTGGCCTCATACTTCTCGGGAGCCCTTGACACCTGCCTCAGAGGCCCCTGTGG GCCCCATGTTGGCTGCTGTCCTGGGCCTAGGCCTGGGCCTGACGGCTCCTCTGGCTGCTTTACTGGCCCTGCATCTGCTCCGAAGGGCCTGGAAGTGGCCTGCTGTCCTCAAACCCTCTG GGGGAAGCAGCTTTCGGACGCCCATTCAGGAGGAGCAGGCAGACACACACTCCACGCTGGTCAAGGTCTGA